In Malania oleifera isolate guangnan ecotype guangnan chromosome 8, ASM2987363v1, whole genome shotgun sequence, a single window of DNA contains:
- the LOC131161809 gene encoding putative 1-phosphatidylinositol-3-phosphate 5-kinase FAB1D isoform X1 — MCNMCQFCGLELAKEKQCNNNQDHENSLQINCGDPYSPCKLCIEKHEQESVKQDDFSPYTTPLISPTVPLSSTDSCVSSCSESSVDIISYGRSNQVEGSSDGCNKIVSFGLDGHLQNSSLATTLDGSDRATATMENNLKEKIQGDLEYSARDVEIISNSQEATDNAIESVGGSFNEVSQGTNVPHSFDKELDAEIWEPPEPEDLDDDMEGGVANNDDYDDECGDGTKWGKPSSLCKFGEDIGSYCFKEEWQKAVVEVMIGKLKALVGQLLKSVGVALSNDDCESWVDVVTCLSWQAASFVKPAATEGKAMDPSGYVKVKCIASGSRSQSQVIKGVVFKKHAAHKHMPTKYRNPRLLLIRGMLGQCLSRLSSFNLMEQEENSLNSVVEMIEMCHPNVVLVEKTVSRDVQEFILKKGITLVFDMKLHRLERIARCIGSPISSSDTLMGHKLKQCEYFHFEKFIEEHATSGEGGKRPSKTLMFLEGCPTRLGCTILLRGSHSDELKKIKSVVYCAFVMAYHLILETSFLADQRAMFYTIPFIGAENSSPIDQQSSFVGPVNSSVSCLEEHTDKPSSLCTIDIPISNGGSEISSLGVEGSSTISCQPYNPAIFFNIPYLQASLKKVIGNSYPLFSPSFQPLSSYFCFSGRKQDSQMTIAAPVLTSPVALDFCDVEQRCSSDEEKLIDRERALSSFSWSCEDVPLNTRKSDAHDEDQISSNNIGTLLDSQSILVLMSSRNVLRGTICEQSHFSRIKFYKNFDVPLGKFLEDNLLNQRHHCTTCGELPEAHFYYYAHHKKQLTIQVKRLHTGKQLPGEAEGKLWMWSRCGKCKPRNGISKSTKRVLISTAARGLSFGKFLEMSFALDSSFTTSGCGHSLEWDFLYFFGLGSMVAMFRYSPVVTYSVALPPQKLDFSNSIRKSWLDKEIENVHEKGILLFVEVENTLQRIGSRFDDMALNLSGLTNLSDIEYMLKQERSEFEVNIRNVKNGDSGKTVCKLLSLNRLLWELLLESCVWDRRLHFLLTSKSRMIDGRRLDKAVKGQYNLDAEVASRRHEQTANGCEVSHDGTEVKFKLETSLEESEFPNVDIPVEGPLEGSQEENDLFNTTKIQDIKRSAVGSLSPDDLVDQGFLERDNISAHLPSAAENCGEEDFPSSELLESGGIIPIIDDLGEKTCNVDMHIFRRGNSLHFPLSNLESSREYVWTPFSEIRQDCTKDLQRGYLPKFEPISSHTSEILPLSHQLISEEGSRLHICLGNDDFMVLDFEDELSSIIACALALLKDSPVIREDPVEDSRKVKGMTPKTTESSHGLPQIATHCPATGSLDSDGPHSTSNVSSEESRLSSFDGLTLLNSLVSFSALHPEVSLGAGKLPRKGKYSVICLYANQFHDLRSRCCPSELDYIASLSHCRNWDAKGGKSKSFFAKTLDDRFIIKEIKKTEFDSFMKFALDYFKHINQSFDSGSQTCLAKILGIYQVRRMKNGKEMKHDLMVMENLTFGREVTRQYDLKGALHARYNSAGASSEDVLLDQNFVNDMNISPLYVSNKSKRLLQRAVWNDTSFLKSVNVMDYSLLVVVDNQRHELVCGIIDYLRQYTWDKQLETWVKSSLVVPKHMMPTVISPTEYKKRFRKFMSTHFLSVPDYWCSDGSYDPCKLHGTGENHSSESKSQKQAIIGRGRC; from the exons ATGTGTAATATGTGCCAGTTTTGCGGCCTGGAATTGGCGAAGGAAAAGCAGTGCAATAATAATCAAGATCATGAGAATTCCTTACAAATAAATTGCGGAGACCCCTATTCGCCTTGTAAATTGTGTATAGAGAAGCATGAGCAAGAATCTGTAAAGCAGGATGATTTCAGTCCCTATACAACACCTTTGATCAGTCCCACAGTTCCTCTGTCGAGCACTGATAGCTGCGTTTCAAGCTGCA GTGAGTCGTCTGTTGATATAATCTCCTATGGCAG GAGTAATCAAGTGGAGGGTTCTTCAGATGGCTGTAATAAGATTGTCAGTTTTGGACTGGATGGACATTTGCAGAATTCAAGCTTGGCAACTACTTTAGACGGAAGTGATAGAGCTACCGCAACAATGGAAAACAACCTTAAGGAAAAAATTCAGGGTGATCTTGAATACTCTGCAAGAGATGTAGAAATTATTAGTAATAGTCAAGAAGCAACAGATAATGCTATTGAAAGTGTTGGTGGATCGTTTAATGAAGTTAGTCAAGGAACAAATGTGCCTCATTCTTTTGATAAAGAATTGGATGCCGAAATTTGGGAACCCCCTGAACCAGAAGATTTAGATGATGACATGGAAGGTGGTGTGGCTAATAATGATGACTATGACGACGAGTGTGGTGATGGAACAAAGTGGGGCAAGCCAAGTTCTTTGTGTAAATTTGGAGAAGACATTGGAAGCTACTGTTTTAAAGAGGAATGGCAAAAAGCAGTGGTAGAGGTGATGATTGGGAAGTTAAAGGCCCTTGTGGGTCAACTTCTCAAATCTGTTGGTGTTGCCCTTTCAAATGACGATTGTGAAAGTTGGGTAGATGTGGTCACTTGCTTATCATGGCAGGCTGCCTCATTTGTGAAGCCAGCTGCTACTGAGGGTAAAGCGATGGATCCAAGTGGCTATGTCAAGGTGAAGTGTATCGCAAGCGGGTCTCGCAGCCAAAG TCAGGTAATAAAAGGAGTGGTCTTTAAAAAGCATGCTGCTCACAAGCACATGCCAACCAAGTACAGGAATCCTAGATTGTTGCTGATCCGGGGCATGCTTGGACAGTGTTTGAGTAGGTTGTCGTCATTTAATTTAATGGAACAG GAAGAGAACTCTTTGAATTCTGTGGTAGAAATGATTGAAATGTGCCATCCAAATGTGGTTTTAGTGGAGAAAACTGTTTCTCGTGATGTGCAAGAATTTATTCTCAAAAAAGGAATCACACTAGTGTTTGATATGAAGCTCCATCGCTTGGAAAGAATTGCTCGTTGTATTGGTTCCCCAATTTCATCCTCTGACACTCTGATGGGCCACAAACTAAAACAGTGTGAGtactttcattttgaaaaattcatTGAAGAACATGCAACCTCTGGTGAAGGGGGAAAGCGGCCAAGTAAGACCTTGATGTTCCTTGAGGGCTGTCCTACTCGTCTTGGTTGTACG ATTTTACTAAGGGGGAGTCACAGTGATGAATTGAAGAAGATTAAATCTGTTGTTTACTGTGCATTTGTCATGGCATACCATTTAATACTGGAGACTTCTTTCCTTGCTGATCAAAGAGCAATGTTCTATACCATTCCTTTTATAGGAGCTGAAAATTCCTCACCAATCGATCAACAATCCTCATTTGTTGGCCCTGTAAATTCAAGTGTTTCTTGTCTTGAGGAGCATACTGACAAACCTTCTTCATTATGTACAATTGATATTCCCATTTCCAATGGTGGGTCGGAGATATCAAGTCTGGGAGTGGAAGGCAGTTCCACAATATCTTGCCAGCCATACAACCCAGCTATATTTTTTAACATACCATATCTTCAAGCATCTTTGAAGAAAGTTATAGGAAACAGCTACCCTCTCTTCTCTCCTTCCTTTCAGCCCCTGTCCTCATACTTTTGCTTCAGTGGAAGGAAACAAGATAGTCAGATGACAATTGCTGCTCCAGTTTTAACATCTCCAGTGGCACTTGACTTTTGTGATGTGGAACAAAGGTGTAGTTCTGATGAAGAGAAGTTAATTGATAGGGAGCGAGCACTCTCGTCTTTTTCATGGAGCTGTGAAGATGTCCCTTTGAACACAAGAAAGTCTGATGCGCATGATGAAGACCAGATTTCATCTAATAACATTGGCACACTGTTGGATTCTCAGAGTATCCTGGTTCTGATGTCTAGTCGTAATGTGTTGAGGGGGACTATTTGTGAGCAGAGCCATTTTTCTCGTATAAAGTTCTATAAGAATTTTGATGTTCCCCTTGGAAAGTTTTTGGAAGATAATTTACTCAATCAG AGGCATCATTGCACAACTTGTGGTGAACTGCCCGAAGCCCATTTTTACTATTATGCACACCATAAGAAGCAGCTTACTATACAAGTTAAGCGGCTTCATACAGGAAAGCAGCTGCCTGGGGAAGCAGAAGGAAAGCTTTGGATGTGGAGTCGCTGTGGTAAATGTAAACCTAGGAATGGAATCTCAAAATCTACTAAAAGGGTGCTAATATCCACTGCTGCCCGGGGGTTGTCATTCGGAAAGTTCTTGGAGATGAGCTTTGCACTTGATTCTTCATTTACAACATCTGGCTGTGGGCATTCCCTTGAATGGGACTTTCTGTACTTCTTTGG ATTAGGGTCGATGGTTGCAATGTTCAGATACTCGCCCGTGGTAACTTATTCTGTGGCCTTGCCACCTCAGAAGCTGGACTTCAGCAATTCAATTAGAAAAAGCTGGCTGGATAAGGAAATTGAGAAT GTGCATGAGAAAGGGATACTGCTGTTTGTGGAGGTGGAGAACACTCTGCAGCGTATTGGATCTCGATTCGATGATATGGCTCTGAACCTCAGTGGTTTGACAAATTTATCTGATATTGAATATATGTTAAAGCAGGAAAGATCCGAGTTTGAG gtAAACATTAGGAATGTTAAGAATGGGGATTCAGGCAAGACTGTATGCAAGCTTCTGAGCCTGAATCGATTGCTCTGGGAACTTCTGCTTGAATCATGCGTGTGGGATCGACGTTTGCACTTTCTGCTCACTTCTAAATCCAGAATGATTGATGGCAGAAGACTGGATAAAGCAGTGAAAGGGCAATATAATTTAGATGCTGAAGTTGCTAGTCGAAGACATGAACAAACAGCAAATGGCTGTGAAGTTTCACATGATGGCACAGAGGTAAAATTTAAGTTGGAAACATCTCTAGAAGAAAGTGAATTTCCAAACGTAGATATACCAGTTGAAGGTCCACTTGAAGGATCTCAAGAGGAAAATGATCTGTTCAACACAACCAAGATTCAGGATATTAAGAGGtctgctgtggggagtttaagcCCAGATGATTTGGTTGACCAAGGTTTCTTGGAGAGAGATAATATCTCTGCACATCTTCCTTCTGCAGCCGAAAATTGTGGAGAAGAAGATTTTCCCTCGTCTGAACTTTTAGAATCGGGTGGAATTATTCCAATTATTGATGATCTTGGGGAAAAAACCTGCAATGTTGACATGCACATATTTCGAAGGGGAAATTCTCTGCATTTTCCGCTATCCAATTTGGAAAGTTCAAGGGAATATGTCTGGACTCCCTTCTCAGAGATTCGACAGGACTGCACGAAGGATCTCCAGCGAGGATATTTGCCGAAATTTGAACCTATTAGCAGCCATACTTCAGAAATCTTGCCATTAAGTCATCAATTGATCAGTGAGGAGGGGTCAAGGTTGCACATTTGTCTCGGCAATGATGATTTTATGGTGTTGGATTTTGAGGATGAGCTCTCAAGCATAATTGCCTGCGCTCTGGCCTTGTTGAAGGATTCACCTGTAATTAGAGAAGATCCAGTTGAGGATTCTAGGAAAGTCAAAGGAATGACCCCTAAAACAACAGAGAGTTCTCATGGCCTGCCTCAAATTGCGACACATTGTCCTGCAACTGGTTCTTTGGATTCTGATGGACCTCATTCTACATCAAATGTCTCTTCAGAAGAGTCGCGCCTATCTAGTTTTGATGGGCTTACTTTGTTGAATTCTCTAGTTTCCTTCAGTGCTCTCCACCCAGAAGTCTCTCTGGGGGCTGGGAAATTACCTAGAAAGGGTAAATATTCAGTAATTTGTCTCTATGCGAACCAGTTTCATGATTTGCGAAGCCGATGTTGTCCATCTGAGCTTGATTATATTGCTTCACTGAGTCATTGTAGAAACTGGGATGCCAAAGGTGGGAAGAGTAAATCTTTCTTTGCTAAAACACTGGATGACAGGTTTATTATCAAGGAAATTAAGAAAACAGAATTTGATTCATTCATGAAGTTTGCTTTGGATTATTTTAAGCACATCAATCAGTCTTTCGATTCAGGGAGCCAGACTTGCCTTGCAAAAATTCTGGGGATTTATCAG GTTAGAcggatgaaaaatggaaaagagaTGAAGCATGATCTAATGGTAATGGAGAATCTTACTTTTGGTCGAGAAGTTACTCGTCAATACGATCTTAAAGGGGCTCTGCATGCTCGATACAATTCGGCTGGTGCTAGTTCTGAGGATGTTCTTTTGGATCAGAACTTTGTTAATGACATGAATATCTCTCCTTTGTATGTTAGCAATAAATCAAAGCGTCTGCTGCAGCGGGCTGTTTGGAACGACACAAGTTTCCTCAAA TCTGTTAATGTTATGGATTATTCTCTGCTTGTGGTGGTGGACAATCAGCGGCATGAACTTGTTTGTGGCATTATTGATTATCTCAGGCAATATACTTGGGACAAGCAACTCGAAACATGGGTTAAGTCCTCACTTGTTGTCCCTAAACATATGATGCCTACTGTCATCTCTCCAACAGAGTATAAGAAGCGATTCAGGAAGTTCATGTCAACACACTTCCTAAGTGTCCCAGATTATTGGTGCTCAGATGGATCGTATGATCCCTGCAAACTTCATGGTACAGGAGAAAACCATTCTTCTGAATCCAAATCCCAAAAGCAAG CTATTATTGGAAGAGGGAGATGCTAA
- the LOC131161809 gene encoding putative 1-phosphatidylinositol-3-phosphate 5-kinase FAB1D isoform X2, with the protein MCNMCQFCGLELAKEKQCNNNQDHENSLQINCGDPYSPCKLCIEKHEQESVKQDDFSPYTTPLISPTVPLSSTDSCVSSCSESSVDIISYGRSNQVEGSSDGCNKIVSFGLDGHLQNSSLATTLDGSDRATATMENNLKEKIQGDLEYSARDVEIISNSQEATDNAIESVGGSFNEVSQGTNVPHSFDKELDAEIWEPPEPEDLDDDMEGGVANNDDYDDECGDGTKWGKPSSLCKFGEDIGSYCFKEEWQKAVVEVMIGKLKALVGQLLKSVGVALSNDDCESWVDVVTCLSWQAASFVKPAATEGKAMDPSGYVKVKCIASGSRSQSQVIKGVVFKKHAAHKHMPTKYRNPRLLLIRGMLGQCLSRLSSFNLMEQEENSLNSVVEMIEMCHPNVVLVEKTVSRDVQEFILKKGITLVFDMKLHRLERIARCIGSPISSSDTLMGHKLKQCEYFHFEKFIEEHATSGEGGKRPSKTLMFLEGCPTRLGCTILLRGSHSDELKKIKSVVYCAFVMAYHLILETSFLADQRAMFYTIPFIGAENSSPIDQQSSFVGPVNSSVSCLEEHTDKPSSLCTIDIPISNGGSEISSLGVEGSSTISCQPYNPAIFFNIPYLQASLKKVIGNSYPLFSPSFQPLSSYFCFSGRKQDSQMTIAAPVLTSPVALDFCDVEQRCSSDEEKLIDRERALSSFSWSCEDVPLNTRKSDAHDEDQISSNNIGTLLDSQSILVLMSSRNVLRGTICEQSHFSRIKFYKNFDVPLGKFLEDNLLNQRHHCTTCGELPEAHFYYYAHHKKQLTIQVKRLHTGKQLPGEAEGKLWMWSRCGKCKPRNGISKSTKRVLISTAARGLSFGKFLEMSFALDSSFTTSGCGHSLEWDFLYFFGLGSMVAMFRYSPVVTYSVALPPQKLDFSNSIRKSWLDKEIENVHEKGILLFVEVENTLQRIGSRFDDMALNLSGLTNLSDIEYMLKQERSEFEVNIRNVKNGDSGKTVCKLLSLNRLLWELLLESCVWDRRLHFLLTSKSRMIDGRRLDKAVKGQYNLDAEVASRRHEQTANGCEVSHDGTEVKFKLETSLEESEFPNVDIPVEGPLEGSQEENDLFNTTKIQDIKRSAVGSLSPDDLVDQGFLERDNISAHLPSAAENCGEEDFPSSELLESGGIIPIIDDLGEKTCNVDMHIFRRGNSLHFPLSNLESSREYVWTPFSEIRQDCTKDLQRGYLPKFEPISSHTSEILPLSHQLISEEGSRLHICLGNDDFMVLDFEDELSSIIACALALLKDSPVIREDPVEDSRKVKGMTPKTTESSHGLPQIATHCPATGSLDSDGPHSTSNVSSEESRLSSFDGLTLLNSLVSFSALHPEVSLGAGKLPRKGKYSVICLYANQFHDLRSRCCPSELDYIASLSHCRNWDAKGGKSKSFFAKTLDDRFIIKEIKKTEFDSFMKFALDYFKHINQSFDSGSQTCLAKILGIYQVRRMKNGKEMKHDLMVMENLTFGREVTRQYDLKGALHARYNSAGASSEDVLLDQNFVNDMNISPLYVSNKSKRLLQRAVWNDTSFLKSVNVMDYSLLVVVDNQRHELVCGIIDYLRQYTWDKQLETWVKSSLVVPKHMMPTVISPTEYKKRFRKFMSTHFLSVPDYWCSDGSYDPCKLHGTGENHSSESKSQKQGS; encoded by the exons ATGTGTAATATGTGCCAGTTTTGCGGCCTGGAATTGGCGAAGGAAAAGCAGTGCAATAATAATCAAGATCATGAGAATTCCTTACAAATAAATTGCGGAGACCCCTATTCGCCTTGTAAATTGTGTATAGAGAAGCATGAGCAAGAATCTGTAAAGCAGGATGATTTCAGTCCCTATACAACACCTTTGATCAGTCCCACAGTTCCTCTGTCGAGCACTGATAGCTGCGTTTCAAGCTGCA GTGAGTCGTCTGTTGATATAATCTCCTATGGCAG GAGTAATCAAGTGGAGGGTTCTTCAGATGGCTGTAATAAGATTGTCAGTTTTGGACTGGATGGACATTTGCAGAATTCAAGCTTGGCAACTACTTTAGACGGAAGTGATAGAGCTACCGCAACAATGGAAAACAACCTTAAGGAAAAAATTCAGGGTGATCTTGAATACTCTGCAAGAGATGTAGAAATTATTAGTAATAGTCAAGAAGCAACAGATAATGCTATTGAAAGTGTTGGTGGATCGTTTAATGAAGTTAGTCAAGGAACAAATGTGCCTCATTCTTTTGATAAAGAATTGGATGCCGAAATTTGGGAACCCCCTGAACCAGAAGATTTAGATGATGACATGGAAGGTGGTGTGGCTAATAATGATGACTATGACGACGAGTGTGGTGATGGAACAAAGTGGGGCAAGCCAAGTTCTTTGTGTAAATTTGGAGAAGACATTGGAAGCTACTGTTTTAAAGAGGAATGGCAAAAAGCAGTGGTAGAGGTGATGATTGGGAAGTTAAAGGCCCTTGTGGGTCAACTTCTCAAATCTGTTGGTGTTGCCCTTTCAAATGACGATTGTGAAAGTTGGGTAGATGTGGTCACTTGCTTATCATGGCAGGCTGCCTCATTTGTGAAGCCAGCTGCTACTGAGGGTAAAGCGATGGATCCAAGTGGCTATGTCAAGGTGAAGTGTATCGCAAGCGGGTCTCGCAGCCAAAG TCAGGTAATAAAAGGAGTGGTCTTTAAAAAGCATGCTGCTCACAAGCACATGCCAACCAAGTACAGGAATCCTAGATTGTTGCTGATCCGGGGCATGCTTGGACAGTGTTTGAGTAGGTTGTCGTCATTTAATTTAATGGAACAG GAAGAGAACTCTTTGAATTCTGTGGTAGAAATGATTGAAATGTGCCATCCAAATGTGGTTTTAGTGGAGAAAACTGTTTCTCGTGATGTGCAAGAATTTATTCTCAAAAAAGGAATCACACTAGTGTTTGATATGAAGCTCCATCGCTTGGAAAGAATTGCTCGTTGTATTGGTTCCCCAATTTCATCCTCTGACACTCTGATGGGCCACAAACTAAAACAGTGTGAGtactttcattttgaaaaattcatTGAAGAACATGCAACCTCTGGTGAAGGGGGAAAGCGGCCAAGTAAGACCTTGATGTTCCTTGAGGGCTGTCCTACTCGTCTTGGTTGTACG ATTTTACTAAGGGGGAGTCACAGTGATGAATTGAAGAAGATTAAATCTGTTGTTTACTGTGCATTTGTCATGGCATACCATTTAATACTGGAGACTTCTTTCCTTGCTGATCAAAGAGCAATGTTCTATACCATTCCTTTTATAGGAGCTGAAAATTCCTCACCAATCGATCAACAATCCTCATTTGTTGGCCCTGTAAATTCAAGTGTTTCTTGTCTTGAGGAGCATACTGACAAACCTTCTTCATTATGTACAATTGATATTCCCATTTCCAATGGTGGGTCGGAGATATCAAGTCTGGGAGTGGAAGGCAGTTCCACAATATCTTGCCAGCCATACAACCCAGCTATATTTTTTAACATACCATATCTTCAAGCATCTTTGAAGAAAGTTATAGGAAACAGCTACCCTCTCTTCTCTCCTTCCTTTCAGCCCCTGTCCTCATACTTTTGCTTCAGTGGAAGGAAACAAGATAGTCAGATGACAATTGCTGCTCCAGTTTTAACATCTCCAGTGGCACTTGACTTTTGTGATGTGGAACAAAGGTGTAGTTCTGATGAAGAGAAGTTAATTGATAGGGAGCGAGCACTCTCGTCTTTTTCATGGAGCTGTGAAGATGTCCCTTTGAACACAAGAAAGTCTGATGCGCATGATGAAGACCAGATTTCATCTAATAACATTGGCACACTGTTGGATTCTCAGAGTATCCTGGTTCTGATGTCTAGTCGTAATGTGTTGAGGGGGACTATTTGTGAGCAGAGCCATTTTTCTCGTATAAAGTTCTATAAGAATTTTGATGTTCCCCTTGGAAAGTTTTTGGAAGATAATTTACTCAATCAG AGGCATCATTGCACAACTTGTGGTGAACTGCCCGAAGCCCATTTTTACTATTATGCACACCATAAGAAGCAGCTTACTATACAAGTTAAGCGGCTTCATACAGGAAAGCAGCTGCCTGGGGAAGCAGAAGGAAAGCTTTGGATGTGGAGTCGCTGTGGTAAATGTAAACCTAGGAATGGAATCTCAAAATCTACTAAAAGGGTGCTAATATCCACTGCTGCCCGGGGGTTGTCATTCGGAAAGTTCTTGGAGATGAGCTTTGCACTTGATTCTTCATTTACAACATCTGGCTGTGGGCATTCCCTTGAATGGGACTTTCTGTACTTCTTTGG ATTAGGGTCGATGGTTGCAATGTTCAGATACTCGCCCGTGGTAACTTATTCTGTGGCCTTGCCACCTCAGAAGCTGGACTTCAGCAATTCAATTAGAAAAAGCTGGCTGGATAAGGAAATTGAGAAT GTGCATGAGAAAGGGATACTGCTGTTTGTGGAGGTGGAGAACACTCTGCAGCGTATTGGATCTCGATTCGATGATATGGCTCTGAACCTCAGTGGTTTGACAAATTTATCTGATATTGAATATATGTTAAAGCAGGAAAGATCCGAGTTTGAG gtAAACATTAGGAATGTTAAGAATGGGGATTCAGGCAAGACTGTATGCAAGCTTCTGAGCCTGAATCGATTGCTCTGGGAACTTCTGCTTGAATCATGCGTGTGGGATCGACGTTTGCACTTTCTGCTCACTTCTAAATCCAGAATGATTGATGGCAGAAGACTGGATAAAGCAGTGAAAGGGCAATATAATTTAGATGCTGAAGTTGCTAGTCGAAGACATGAACAAACAGCAAATGGCTGTGAAGTTTCACATGATGGCACAGAGGTAAAATTTAAGTTGGAAACATCTCTAGAAGAAAGTGAATTTCCAAACGTAGATATACCAGTTGAAGGTCCACTTGAAGGATCTCAAGAGGAAAATGATCTGTTCAACACAACCAAGATTCAGGATATTAAGAGGtctgctgtggggagtttaagcCCAGATGATTTGGTTGACCAAGGTTTCTTGGAGAGAGATAATATCTCTGCACATCTTCCTTCTGCAGCCGAAAATTGTGGAGAAGAAGATTTTCCCTCGTCTGAACTTTTAGAATCGGGTGGAATTATTCCAATTATTGATGATCTTGGGGAAAAAACCTGCAATGTTGACATGCACATATTTCGAAGGGGAAATTCTCTGCATTTTCCGCTATCCAATTTGGAAAGTTCAAGGGAATATGTCTGGACTCCCTTCTCAGAGATTCGACAGGACTGCACGAAGGATCTCCAGCGAGGATATTTGCCGAAATTTGAACCTATTAGCAGCCATACTTCAGAAATCTTGCCATTAAGTCATCAATTGATCAGTGAGGAGGGGTCAAGGTTGCACATTTGTCTCGGCAATGATGATTTTATGGTGTTGGATTTTGAGGATGAGCTCTCAAGCATAATTGCCTGCGCTCTGGCCTTGTTGAAGGATTCACCTGTAATTAGAGAAGATCCAGTTGAGGATTCTAGGAAAGTCAAAGGAATGACCCCTAAAACAACAGAGAGTTCTCATGGCCTGCCTCAAATTGCGACACATTGTCCTGCAACTGGTTCTTTGGATTCTGATGGACCTCATTCTACATCAAATGTCTCTTCAGAAGAGTCGCGCCTATCTAGTTTTGATGGGCTTACTTTGTTGAATTCTCTAGTTTCCTTCAGTGCTCTCCACCCAGAAGTCTCTCTGGGGGCTGGGAAATTACCTAGAAAGGGTAAATATTCAGTAATTTGTCTCTATGCGAACCAGTTTCATGATTTGCGAAGCCGATGTTGTCCATCTGAGCTTGATTATATTGCTTCACTGAGTCATTGTAGAAACTGGGATGCCAAAGGTGGGAAGAGTAAATCTTTCTTTGCTAAAACACTGGATGACAGGTTTATTATCAAGGAAATTAAGAAAACAGAATTTGATTCATTCATGAAGTTTGCTTTGGATTATTTTAAGCACATCAATCAGTCTTTCGATTCAGGGAGCCAGACTTGCCTTGCAAAAATTCTGGGGATTTATCAG GTTAGAcggatgaaaaatggaaaagagaTGAAGCATGATCTAATGGTAATGGAGAATCTTACTTTTGGTCGAGAAGTTACTCGTCAATACGATCTTAAAGGGGCTCTGCATGCTCGATACAATTCGGCTGGTGCTAGTTCTGAGGATGTTCTTTTGGATCAGAACTTTGTTAATGACATGAATATCTCTCCTTTGTATGTTAGCAATAAATCAAAGCGTCTGCTGCAGCGGGCTGTTTGGAACGACACAAGTTTCCTCAAA TCTGTTAATGTTATGGATTATTCTCTGCTTGTGGTGGTGGACAATCAGCGGCATGAACTTGTTTGTGGCATTATTGATTATCTCAGGCAATATACTTGGGACAAGCAACTCGAAACATGGGTTAAGTCCTCACTTGTTGTCCCTAAACATATGATGCCTACTGTCATCTCTCCAACAGAGTATAAGAAGCGATTCAGGAAGTTCATGTCAACACACTTCCTAAGTGTCCCAGATTATTGGTGCTCAGATGGATCGTATGATCCCTGCAAACTTCATGGTACAGGAGAAAACCATTCTTCTGAATCCAAATCCCAAAAGCAAGGTAGctaa